ATCCAGCCAGTTCTGGCCGAGGAAATCGTCGATCTGCTCCTCGGTCCATTTGCGGCGCGCAAGCTCATCGGCAAGGCGCGGCAGGTCTGCGGGCGTGCGCATCCATTCCGGCCAGACCGGCGGCACCACCGGCGCCCAGTCATAGGTCGACCGCCCGGTCCGGACCTGACGGATATAGGACAGCGGGCGCCGCCAGACGAAATCGGTGCCAAGCCCCAGCGATTTATGGCCAACCACCGAAGCCGCATGTTCGACCATATCGACAAAGGTCTCCAGCTTGCAGTCAATCCCGCCGGGAAGCATCGCGGGAAACAGCACCATCCCGAACATGCCGCCGGTTTCGGCCACCTTCTTCAGCACATCATCGGATTTCAGCCGATGGGTCAGCTCGAATTTATGGCCGTATTTCGTGCCGAAACTTGACGGGTTGGAATGGGTGACGGCGATCGGCTGGCTCGAATGCTCGATACTGTCCAGCGTGGTGCGCAACCCGCAATGCGACACATCGACGATCATCCCGAGGCGGTTCATCTCGGAAATTATCTTCTTGCCGTAAAGCGACAGCCCGCTGTCATTCGGCTCCAGACAGCCCGAACCCGCCAGGCCCTGGTGATTATAGCTCATCTGCAGGCAGCGAATGCCCAGGTCATAGAAGATCTCGACCAGCGCCAGGTCATCTTCCAGCGGCAGGGTGTTCTGGAAACCGAGGATGACGGCGGTGCGGCCGCTTTCGGCGATCCGGGTGATGTCATCGGCGGTCCGGGCCTGCTCGATCAGATCGGGATGGTGCCGGAAGGCACGCCGCCAGCGCGACAGGGCGGACAGCGCGTCACGTGTGTTGTCGAAGGTATAGTTCATGCAGGTGGTATGAACACAGGACAATCCGCCGCGGTTCCATTCCTGAAAAACCTCGACATCGCATTCATCGGCCTGCAATCCGTCAATCAGGATGCGGCGCTTTTGGGGGGTGAGTTCGGACATGGTTGCCTCGTCGGGTCAGGATTTGCGGGTCAGGATTTGAAGGTGTCAGAAGAAAGGGGCGGTGATGGATTCCGCCGCAAAACTGCGCTGGATCGCGGGGCGCTCGACCAGAGTGTCGAGATGGCGGGCCAGGTCTGGGAAGCTGCGGGTGGGTGTTGAGAGCAGGCGGCACCAGCGCCCGAGGAGCAGCAGGTAAAGATCGGCAATCGAAACCCGCTCGCCCGCGAGCGCGCTCCGCCCCTGCAAGGCCGCATCCAGCACGGTCAGATGGCGCAGAAGATGCTCCTCCATCCGCTCCCGATAGGCGGGCTCGTCTTGGGGCGGCACATAGAATTCGGGGCGGTAATACTGCCAGAAATCCACCTGGACCGTATTCGTAAGAAAGGTCAGCCATTGATAGGTCAGGGCCCGCTCGCGGCTGCCAGGCGCGGCGATCAGACCCGCCTCGGGATGACGGTCTGCCAGATGCAGGCAGATCGCCGCCGCCTCGAACAGCGTCAGATCGCCATCGACGAGCGTCGGAATTCTTCCATTCGGGTTCAGCGCCAGATAGTCCGCACTTTGATGCTCGCCCTTTTTGCGGTCGACGAGGATCAGCTCATAGGGCGCCCGATTTCGTTCAGCACAAAATGGGGCGCGAGACTCGCAAGTCCCGGCGCGTAATAGAGTTTGTACATTCTGGGGTGTCCTCAGCTCAGGCCGGTATTTTGCGGCGGATCGGCCTGCCATCGCGGTTTCATATCGAGGCGCTCCAGCATCCGCAGATGCGAATGCCGCGCCTCGTCATAGGCTTTCGCGGCATCAACGAGCTGCGGGTGACCGTCCGCCCAGACGAGGACGCCGTTGACGATCACCCTGTCGACCGATTTTGACCCGCAATTATAGACCAGCGACTGCACCGGATCAGACCATGGATGCGCCTCGGGCAGATCGGTGCTGCGGATGACGATATCGGCGTATTTCCCCGGTTCCAGCGAGCCAAGATCGGCTGCCATTCCCACCGCTTTCGCACCGCCGATGGTGGCCAGTTCCAGCACATCCATCGCGGTCATCTGCTGGCCGTCGCCCTTGGCGCGGGTGCCCAGAAGCGCGACAAGCCCCTGAAACCCCACATCATAGCGACAGCCGGAGGCAACACCGTCGCTGGCGAGCGAGACATTGGCGCCGTGGCGGCGCATCTCGAGATGCCTTGCATGTTTTGCCGCCTGCGCGCCCAGATTCATCGAGGTCACCGGGCACCAGACCGCCGTCACCCCGGCTTCTGCCGCCAGCTTCGCCTCATCGGGATCGAGATCATTCATATGGCTGAACGTCATATTCTCGCCCAGCAAACCGTGATCGGCATAATGGCAGATCGCCCGTTTCCCCAGGCGCGCGGCATCGGCCCCGGCATCATGGTGGTCAAAGGACTGATGCATGGTCAGGATCACGCCATTTGCATCCGCGACCGACTTTGCCGCCTGAAGCAGTTCGTCCGAGGCCGAACCCAGCCCGAAAACCACGACACAGCCGCGGATCAGCGGCTCTTTCACCGCCGTATTGCGCTTCAGCTGGCCACCCAAGAGATCAAGGCTGCGGTCCAGATCGCGCGCGGCCCGCGACATGTCGTAAACGCCATCGCTGATCGGCAGATCCCACAGGAACGGATCCCCGATAAACCCCCTGATGCCGAGCTCAGCGGCAGCTTCGGCGGCGGCATCGGCATATTTCAGCGTTCCGGCCTCAAGAAAGCAGGTCGTGCCATTCGAGAGCATTTCGAGGCAGTTGAGCATGGTCGCCGCGCGCTCATCGGCAAGATCGGAGAGGTCCCACCACCGGCGCAGCACATTCATCATCGTGCCGGTTTCCAGCGTATCCGGCAGCGCGCCCCGGGCGGTGTTCATGAAATGCACATGGGTGTCGATGAAACCGGGATGAACCGTGCCGCCTCTGGCGTCGATCACCTTATCCGCGCGGTAGCGGGTAAGGAGCTCCGCCTCTGGCCCGACATCAACGATACGCCCGCCACTGATCGCGATCGCCCCGTTGGGCAGGCAGCGCCGGCCGGCATCCATGATGATGACAAAGCCGTTGCGGATCAGACTATCGACAGGCAGCTGCTCCATGACATAGGCTCCACAAAGGCTGTTTCCTGTGGCACCCCTTTGGAAGGCGCGCCGCTTCTCTCCAATCATAGGGGGTCAGCCGGGTCGCTCAAATACTTATTACGACTTTGTTGATAGATATTTCGTATCAATAGCGTCGGGGGAGGAGCCGGCCATGATCAGACAATCCCAGCCGGCAGTTTTGCTGTAACGGCCCGCGTTGCCTTGCCAAAGCTTTCGTGGGGAGGTTTTCCGGCACCCACTGCCACAGTGCGGGCCCGACTCGGGGCCTGATCACGGATCGCATCGATGATTGACATGACAGCCGGGCTGCTGGCGGCCGCCTCAGGGAAAACCGCGTGCAACGTGCTGACGGCCGTCAGATCCGGCGGGCACAGGACCGCGACCCCTCTCGTTACGGCGGCCACGCTTTCCGGGACAAGGCTGTACCCGCAACCGGCCGATACCAGCGCGACCATTGTCAGGGTGGAGCCCACGACCTGCGACACCTCGGGCGAGAATCCGGCGGTCATGCAGGCCCCCATGACGGCATCGAAATAGCCCGGTCCGATATCGCGGGAAAAGAAGACAAAAGGCTCGACGGCCAGATCTGCCAGCCGCAGCGTCGGATCGCCGACCCGGGATGATCTTCGGCCAGCACAAGGACGAGACGGTCAACGGACACCTCTTCCGTCACAAAACCAGGCGCACGCCAAGGGCCCCGGATCAGGGCGATATCCAGTTCGCCTTCCAGCAGCATCTCGCCCTGGCGCACCGAATTCGCCTCGGTCAGACGAAGCTCGGTTTCGGGCCAGGCCTCGCGGAAGACTTTCAGGATCCCCGGCAGCAACACCGAGGACGAGCTGACAAAGCCGAGGCGGAGCGTCTCGCCTTCGGCACGCTGCACGGCCCCGAAAGCGATCTCGGCGGCCTTGAGCGCGCGCCGCGCATGGGGAAGGAGCCGGCGCCCTGCAGGGGTCAGCCTGACCCCTTTTGTGTCACGGTTGAACAGTGCCTGCCCGACATAATCCTCAAGCTGGCGGATCTGCTGGGACAAGGGCGGCTGCGAGATATGAAGCTTTTGCGCTGCATTGCGGAAATGCAGCTCCTCCGCGACGGCGACGAAATATCTAAGCTGACGCAGATCCATATTTCATCAACTCCCTTGCGGCAGAATATGAGATGGGCGGGGACGCGGAATTCCAGGCTGCCCCGGTGAAGGCGCTGACTATAGGGCCGGATCCGGGCGCCAGCCACCTGGGGTCCCGGAACCATGTTCTCTTCTTCTTCGCTTGCATAGCGTTAACCTGCTAAAGGTTGCCAGCATCGCAAAACTGGACACGATCTGACCGGAACAGTTGCGCCGGTGACAGATTTCTCATGCAGCGCGCCGCCCGCACTGAAGGGCGCGGTCACTGACGATACCTTTCCCCGAAATCCCACCCGCAAGCGCCCTGCAGGCCGCTTGCGGGTGGGAAGACAGGTTCTGGCCTGCGCCCCTGACGCCTCAGGCCGGCAGGCTGCCGCTGTGCCGGCGGAGCATCGGGCGCAGCAGGATCGGCAGGAAGATCGCCGTGCCGATGAGGGTGGTGACGATCTCGGGGGCGACCAGCAGGACGGCGGCGATCGCGAGGAGCCAGCGCTCCCACACATAAAGCCGGTCGGTCAGATAATCCGGGAAAGCCGCCGAAAGCGCGATGATCCCCAGGGCACAGCCATAGACCGCAAGGGTGAATTCCGACCATGAAAAGTTCTGCACCATGATCAGCATCGAGGGCGAGAAGACGAAAGGCACCATGACCTTGCCCATCGAAAGCCGGAACGCGGTGTTGCCGGTGGTGAAGGGGTTCGAATTCGCAATCCCCGCCGTGGCATAGGCACAAAGCGCGACCGGCGGCGTGATGTCGGCAAGGATGCCGTAATAGAAGACGAAGAAATTCGCCACGATCTGCTCGACACCCAGCATGGCAAGGATCGGCGCCGCGACCGTCACCATGATCAGATAGTTCGCCGTGGTGGGAACGCCGGTCCCCATCACGATACAGACGATTGCGGTCAGCAAAAGCGTCAGCAACAGGGTCAGGCCCTCGGGTGTCATGATACCGAAGGGGATCCAGGCAGACAGCGATCCGGCCCAGTCGCCTGCGGTCTGGGTGACGATATAAGCCACCTTGAACGACACACCCGTCAGGGTGAAGACGCCGATAATGATGCCGACCGTGGCCGCCGCCGCCCCCACCGCCAGCGCCAGCGCATATTTCGCGCCGACCACAAAGGCCGCGAAGATATCGGCAATCGTCATCCGGTTGCGCGGATTGACGAGACCGATGATGATGCAGAACGTGATCCCCCAAAAGGCGGCAAGGTAAGGCGTATTGCCGTTCATCAGCACGCCGACCAGCACGAAGAACGGGAAAAGCGTCGGCCAGTCGCGCCTGAGGATCGACCAGATTTTCGGCATCTCATCCCGGCTCAGCCCGCGCAGGCCCTGACGTTTGGCCTCGAAATGAACCTGCATCAGCACGCCGAAAAAATGCATGAAGGCCGGCACCAGGGCCGCGATCATGATATGGGTATAGGGGATGCCGAGGAATTCGATCATCAGGAAGGCGGCGGCCCCATGATGGGCGGCGTGATCTGCCCGCCGGTTGAGGCGGCGGCCTCGACAGCGGCGGCAAAGTGGCGCTGATAGCCGACCCGCACCATGGCGGGTATGGTCAGCGCGCCGGTTGTGACCGCATTTGCGATCGACGAGCCGGTGATCGTTCCCATCATCGCCGATGAGAGCACCGCGACCTTGGCAGGCCCGCCGGCATAGCGCCCGGCAATCGAGGTGACGGCATCGATGAACAGCTGGCCAAGCCCCATCCGGGTCGCCAGCACCCCGAACAGCACGAAATGGAAAACATAGGTCGCCACCACGCCCACCGGCATGCCGTAAATGCCCTGGCTCGTCAGATAGAGGTGGTTCACCAGCGCCGACCAGCTTGCGCCGGGATGGACCAGCATCCCGGGCATCTGGCGGCCGAAAATCGCGTACAGGATCATGAGCGCGGCAATCACCGGCAACGGCCACCCCATCGAGCGGCGGGTCGCCTCAAGCAGCACGACGATCAGCGTGGTGCCCATGACCAGATCCGGCATCGAGGGATTGCCGACCCGGAAGGCCAGCTCCGGGAAGACCCAGGGCACATAAAGCGTCGAGACGGCAGCGGCCGCCTTCATCACCCAGTCGTAAATCGGAATTCCCGCCGGGCGCCAGAGACTGGAGCGGTGCAGCCGGTCGTCGGCACGCCGGGCGGCAAACACCAGAAAGATCAGCGCCAGCACGAAAGACATATGGATGGCGCGATGCGTCACCTCGCGCATCAGGCCAAAGCCGGCGGTGTAATAATGAAACGCCGAAAGACTGAAAAGGGCCACGGCCGCCAGGCCGACTGTGAATTTCTCTTCCAGCGCGCGGGCTTCTGCCTCGTCAGGCCGGATGTCGCGGGGCTCTGCCGCCCCTTGTCTGTGCGGATCGCTCATCGGAACTCTTTCTGTTCTGGAGGTTGGCACGGAAAGACGAAAGCACGGCAGGTCGCGGCGCCGCGAGCAGAGGGGCGGGGTTTAACCACCCCGCCCCAGGCTTCGTCTTTCAGGGCAGATCACTCAGCGGCGGGGATCCCGAGGCCTGCCTCGCGGTAGAACCTTTCGGCGCCCGGATGCAGCGGAATGCCAACGCCATCCAGCGCATGGTCCAGCACGATTTCCTTGCCTTTGGCGTGACCCGCATCCAGAAGCGCCCGCGAGTTCTTGTTCCAGACCGCTTTGGTGATCTCCTAGATCAGGTCTTCGGGCTGAGAGGCACCGGTGATCCAGAGCGCGCCCACCGCCAGCGTCGCCACATCCTGATCAACACCCTGATAGGTGCCTGCCGGAATGGTGTTCGGCGCGAAGAAACCATAATCTTTCAGCACGCCCTCGGCCTCGGGGCCGGTCAGCGGAACGATGGTAATGTCGCGGCTGGTCGCCAGCTCGGCAATCGCCCCGGCGGGGAAGCCACCCACGAAGAAGAAGGCGTCCATATGACCGTCACGCATCAGATCGGCGGCCTGGTTCGGCTTCAGATATTCCGGGGTGATGTCAGCTTCCGAGAGGCCCCAGGCCGCAAGGATCAGCTGTGCATCGACCAGCGTGCCCGAGCCAGGCTCGTCCAGCGAGACCTTCTTGCCCCTGAGGTCAGCAACCGAATTGATCCCGGAGCCGGCCCGCGCCACCAGGTGGATCGATTCCGGGTAAAGGTTTGCGATGGCACGCAGCTCGGTCACCGGCTCCTGGCCATCGAAAACGCCGGTGCCGGTCCAGGCCCAATAGGCCACGTCGGATTGCGAAAAGCCCGATTCAATCGCGCCGCCCTTGATGCCGTTGACATTTGCGACCGAGCCGTTCGAGGCGATTGCAGTGGCCACGAGGCCTGGCGCGCCGCAGCTGCCCCCCTCGTTGCAGGCCCGCGAGCCGGGCGGGTTCGAGATCGCGTTGGCCAAAAGCCCGCCGATCGGGAAATAGGTTCCGGCGGTGCCGCCGGTTGCGATGCGGAAGAAGCTGATCTCCTGCGCCGACGCCCCCGAGGCGCCAAATGTGAGTGCCGCTGCCACCAGCAGTCTGGTAAGTCTGCCCACCATTAATTCGTTCTCCCTGTTATTATTTGTGCAAGGAAGGCTAGCGGCAGGTTCCCCATGTAACATCCCGTGAATCCATTGAATGCGCACTGTAGCGACCCGTGCCACTGCTGCGGTGTGGTTTTGCGCAGCTGGCGCGCCCCTTCGGGCACCGGTCGCAGGCTGGCGTGTGGGGCTCAAATGGCCCGCTGACCAGATGAGCCCGACGAGATCAGGACGGCAGATCGAAGCCTCGCGCATCCATGTCCCGCCGGGTGACCTGACCTGCGTCGCAGTGTTCCAGCCTATCCTGGAGCGATCATCACCATTTAAGCCGGCAGCAGTGCGCATTTCCGGGTGCCAGAGTTGATCGGTCACATCCATCAGATTCTGATGATCCCGCAACAGTATGAGCGCCCGTATGTTAAGCGCCAGAAAAACGACGCACCAATGCCAAGGCAATTGTCACCACGGCTCGCCAGCCCGGAATGCGCTTTGTGCCTACGAAAACCGACCGGCAGCAGGCCCGTGCTATGCTGTGCCGCGCCAGGGAACGCCTTTCGCACCAAAGAACCGAACTATTAAATACGGTGCGCGTCGTTCTTTATGAGTTCGGCTTTGTGGTTCGGCAGGCCTCAGGCACATCGGTCGTGTGAACGCTGTTCTTGATACAGGTGAAGCAGCGGTCGCTCGGTGCGTGAGCGGAGAATTCCCAGATCTTCTGCGACACACTGCAGAACAAACAGCCTGTACCGACCAGAGAGCCGGGCGGCTTTCCGGTGGTGCCGAGGCGGCGAAGCATCTGCAGGCCGTGCCGGGGCAAGGCCCAATCACCGCCCTGGCATTCGAGGCCTTCGCAGCGGACATGAAGGCTTTTCGTCGGGCCGCGACTGCGCGGCCTGGCTGGAACGATCACGCCTCCCGCAAGCTTCCAGGCCGGAGAGAATGCTTGCAAGAAAGCCGCGCGTTCTGGTCGCAATTTCCGTGGCCCATAAAATGGCGCGCGCCATTTGTGACATAATAACGAAACAACAGGACTATGGGATCCCTGCTGCCGCTACGGCCTGATCCGGGCGCCTCGCCCGGACCTAAGCGGGATGCAAGCCTTCAAGGATCCGCTGAAATGCCAGCTGGCCGGGATCGGCAAGTCCGACCGAACGCTCTCCAAACATCCGGGCCCGGCCGAGAAGACAGGGTCGGGACCGAAATGCCTCGACGACCTCGCCTGCGCTGGCGGTTGCGACGCGCGCCATCTGCTCCGGTGGCACCCCGACAAGCGATCTCGCCACTGCGTCGAGACTGTCAAGCACCGTCTTGTCACCCAGATTTCCCTTGCCGCGCGCCATCATCGCATCCCGCCCCCTCCGACGAGGGCCGGAATCCGGGCGGGATCAAGGCTGTCAGTGCCCTTCAGCTCCCGCGCTGCCGACATGAATCCAGTTGCAATCAGCGTGCCATAGGAGGAGGACGACACCCGCTGAAAGGCCTTTGCCACTTCCAGAAGTGCCAGACCGAAATCAGCCGGGAGATCGATCCGCGCCGCCTCGGCAAATCCATTGGCGACGGTGATCCCCAGATCGCCGTCGCCAAGTTCGCCATCGGCGCGGCAAAGTTCATCCGAAAAGCCGGCGGTATAGGCTGCCACCCGCTCCAGCCCCGCTTTCAGATCGGCAACCGTAATCATGCGACGCTCCAGAAGGCACAATGCGCCGGCGCCTTCAGCCAGCGCTCCAGATCCGCGTCCAGTTTAAGTACCGTCAGTGTCAGGCCGGTCATCTCCATCGAGGTGGCGTAACGCCCGATCAGCAGCCCGGCTACAGTCACCCCGATAGCGTCGAGCCTGGCCCTGAGACGGCGGTAAAGGATATAAAGCTCCTCTTGCGGGTAGCCCCCAGCGAATTGACCAGAAGCGCGATGCGCGCCCCCGCTTCAAGCGGCTGATCAGAAACCAGCTGATCCAGCATCTCATCGGCGATCTCATCGGCGGTTTTGATGGCTGAGCGGTAAATGCCGCGCTCGCCATGAATACCCATGCCCATTTCCATCTCATTCTCGCCCAGCTCGAAAGTGGGTTTGCCATGCTGCGGAATGATGCAGGGCGTCAGCGCCATGCCGATCGACACGAGATTATCGGCGGCCTTTTGTGCAGCGGCGGTCACGCCGGCGAGGTCAAGCCCTTCATCCGCAGCGGCTCCGGCGATTTTGAAGGCGAAAACCATGCCACCGACACCACGGCGCTTGGCAGCCTCGCTCCTCGGGGCCGATACC
The Gemmobacter sp. 24YEA27 DNA segment above includes these coding regions:
- a CDS encoding DAK2 domain-containing protein, with the translated sequence MITVADLKAGLERVAAYTAGFSDELCRADGELGDGDLGITVANGFAEAARIDLPADFGLALLEVAKAFQRVSSSSYGTLIATGFMSAARELKGTDSLDPARIPALVGGGGMR
- a CDS encoding glutathione S-transferase family protein; the protein is MAGRSAAKYRPELRTPQNVQTLLRAGTCESRAPFCAERNRAPYELILVDRKKGEHQSADYLALNPNGRIPTLVDGDLTLFEAAAICLHLADRHPEAGLIAAPGSRERALTYQWLTFLTNTVQVDFWQYYRPEFYVPPQDEPAYRERMEEHLLRHLTVLDAALQGRSALAGERVSIADLYLLLLGRWCRLLSTPTRSFPDLARHLDTLVERPAIQRSFAAESITAPFF
- a CDS encoding DAK2 domain-containing protein, with protein sequence MARGKGNLGDKTVLDSLDAVARSLVGVPPEQMARVATASAGEVVEAFRSRPCLLGRARMFGERSVGLADPGQLAFQRILEGLHPA
- a CDS encoding dihydroxyacetone kinase subunit DhaK, which encodes MKKILNQPAHYVDEMLEGMILAHPDIYAQPSRRVVARAGGAAEGQVGIVSGGGSGHLPVFTGYVGEGFLSACAVGDVFASPSAEQMAEAIRLADRGKGVLCLYGNYGGDVMNFDMACEMVDLENDISTSTVLLTDDVVSAPRSEAAKRRGVGGMVFAFKIAGAAADEGLDLAGVTAAAQKAADNLVSIGMALTPCIIPQHGKPTFELGENEMEMGMGIHGERGIYRSAIKTADEIADEMLDQLVSDQPLEAGARIALLVNSLGATRKRSFISFTAVSGPGSTLSG
- a CDS encoding membrane dipeptidase, producing MSELTPQKRRILIDGLQADECDVEVFQEWNRGGLSCVHTTCMNYTFDNTRDALSALSRWRRAFRHHPDLIEQARTADDITRIAESGRTAVILGFQNTLPLEDDLALVEIFYDLGIRCLQMSYNHQGLAGSGCLEPNDSGLSLYGKKIISEMNRLGMIVDVSHCGLRTTLDSIEHSSQPIAVTHSNPSSFGTKYGHKFELTHRLKSDDVLKKVAETGGMFGMVLFPAMLPGGIDCKLETFVDMVEHAASVVGHKSLGLGTDFVWRRPLSYIRQVRTGRSTYDWAPVVPPVWPEWMRTPADLPRLADELARRKWTEEQIDDFLGQNWLDYYRRILG
- a CDS encoding amidohydrolase family protein translates to MEQLPVDSLIRNGFVIIMDAGRRCLPNGAIAISGGRIVDVGPEAELLTRYRADKVIDARGGTVHPGFIDTHVHFMNTARGALPDTLETGTMMNVLRRWWDLSDLADERAATMLNCLEMLSNGTTCFLEAGTLKYADAAAEAAAELGIRGFIGDPFLWDLPISDGVYDMSRAARDLDRSLDLLGGQLKRNTAVKEPLIRGCVVVFGLGSASDELLQAAKSVADANGVILTMHQSFDHHDAGADAARLGKRAICHYADHGLLGENMTFSHMNDLDPDEAKLAAEAGVTAVWCPVTSMNLGAQAAKHARHLEMRRHGANVSLASDGVASGCRYDVGFQGLVALLGTRAKGDGQQMTAMDVLELATIGGAKAVGMAADLGSLEPGKYADIVIRSTDLPEAHPWSDPVQSLVYNCGSKSVDRVIVNGVLVWADGHPQLVDAAKAYDEARHSHLRMLERLDMKPRWQADPPQNTGLS
- a CDS encoding dihydroxyacetone kinase subunit DhaK produces the protein MLYRRLRARLDAIGVTVAGLLIGRYATSMEMTGLTLTVLKLDADLERWLKAPAHCAFWSVA
- a CDS encoding TRAP transporter fused permease subunit; translation: MIEFLGIPYTHIMIAALVPAFMHFFGVLMQVHFEAKRQGLRGLSRDEMPKIWSILRRDWPTLFPFFVLVGVLMNGNTPYLAAFWGITFCIIIGLVNPRNRMTIADIFAAFVVGAKYALALAVGAAAATVGIIIGVFTLTGVSFKVAYIVTQTAGDWAGSLSAWIPFGIMTPEGLTLLLTLLLTAIVCIVMGTGVPTTANYLIMVTVAAPILAMLGVEQIVANFFVFYYGILADITPPVALCAYATAGIANSNPFTTGNTAFRLSMGKVMVPFVFSPSMLIMVQNFSWSEFTLAVYGCALGIIALSAAFPDYLTDRLYVWERWLLAIAAVLLVAPEIVTTLIGTAIFLPILLRPMLRRHSGSLPA
- a CDS encoding LysR family transcriptional regulator, whose product is MDLRQLRYFVAVAEELHFRNAAQKLHISQPPLSQQIRQLEDYVGQALFNRDTKGVRLTPAGRRLLPHARRALKAAEIAFGAVQRAEGETLRLGFVSSSSVLLPGILKVFREAWPETELRLTEANSVRQGEMLLEGELDIALIRGPWRAPGFVTEEVSVDRLVLVLAEDHPGSAIRRCGWQIWPSSLLSSFPAISDRAISMPSWGPA
- a CDS encoding TRAP transporter fused permease subunit, whose translation is MSDPHRQGAAEPRDIRPDEAEARALEEKFTVGLAAVALFSLSAFHYYTAGFGLMREVTHRAIHMSFVLALIFLVFAARRADDRLHRSSLWRPAGIPIYDWVMKAAAAVSTLYVPWVFPELAFRVGNPSMPDLVMGTTLIVVLLEATRRSMGWPLPVIAALMILYAIFGRQMPGMLVHPGASWSALVNHLYLTSQGIYGMPVGVVATYVFHFVLFGVLATRMGLGQLFIDAVTSIAGRYAGGPAKVAVLSSAMMGTITGSSIANAVTTGALTIPAMVRVGYQRHFAAAVEAAASTGGQITPPIMGPPPS